One genomic segment of bacterium includes these proteins:
- a CDS encoding transglycosylase SLT domain-containing protein, whose protein sequence is MTIFSYFKPCQILWLMYFLCVSVWPPLLAQTALGIESFTYLLDHPSERPYSSYMTRADQFYKQRDYRHAIYNFNFARELEPRISNDFLFSFKLGYSYKATHKFDSASVHLLKASADPLMGDYALFQLAQIFSKQDSVAEAITHFKKLLQKFPNTVFYIETCLNLAGLLFSQNQPDAADVYINQAAGILKDDPVMRNVYQSRILLLRGNSYVQKNNFNGALEIFRKIQEDFRYTDEAYKAKILSESIRRQQNTPATIDQFIDGNNVLILQGYYQMALNELAENKARFTLPHDQTEIEYNIARIYFAQGLYNAAIPRYQYLWKKYQHKESLFNLGKAARYQGDLALSTSAYRDYRDKAFLTSAWKNYITYEIANNFSAMGDSASLRQANLYYAEVRLKTPLSAIYGYTAAFRTAFNLYKLSEYDSCIVLLAEIQNAVDFLKPKCQFWTAKAYEKKKELQKANAIYERLASDQPRNYYGMLSHYLRRNNPKHPDDSFFYVNSSVGQDEKSSLFNFDMIKKLYFRIEQDNGRFYFNDRSLQSLEKEFIKAWIGKEILEPKYAQMELYPLRKKYLESIESAVLFRNYLEFLEAYDLAVETNVAMKKKFKSFFKSEEESAKLFYPRYYQSYVRQYAQKYGLDEAFVFALIKNESAFKTYSISKARAIGLMQIMPFTGNTLARELNLDHFEMMDLQQPEKSILLGTYYLHQQAMEYKNFIPAILGAYNAGPHRADFWMRFYNPDEPEEFPEIVELFETNNYIKKILLDRWIYSQP, encoded by the coding sequence ATGACTATTTTTTCGTATTTTAAGCCGTGTCAGATACTGTGGCTTATGTACTTTTTGTGCGTGTCGGTCTGGCCTCCCCTTCTTGCACAGACTGCATTAGGCATTGAATCATTCACTTATCTTCTTGATCATCCATCAGAACGGCCGTATAGTAGCTATATGACCCGCGCAGATCAATTTTATAAACAACGCGATTATCGCCATGCTATTTATAATTTTAACTTTGCCAGAGAATTAGAACCGAGAATTTCCAACGATTTCTTGTTTAGCTTTAAACTTGGTTATTCGTATAAGGCCACCCACAAATTTGATTCCGCGTCGGTTCATTTACTGAAAGCCTCGGCAGATCCGCTCATGGGTGATTACGCCTTGTTTCAATTGGCACAAATCTTTTCAAAGCAGGATAGCGTAGCTGAAGCGATCACTCATTTTAAAAAGCTGTTACAGAAATTCCCCAATACGGTTTTTTATATTGAAACCTGCCTTAATCTTGCCGGCCTCTTATTTAGTCAAAATCAGCCTGATGCAGCCGATGTGTATATTAATCAAGCCGCCGGTATTCTAAAAGACGACCCGGTTATGAGAAATGTATACCAAAGCCGTATTCTCCTTTTACGAGGGAATAGTTATGTTCAAAAAAATAATTTCAACGGCGCCTTGGAGATATTTCGTAAAATTCAGGAAGATTTTCGTTATACCGACGAAGCCTATAAGGCCAAAATTTTAAGCGAATCGATTCGCAGGCAACAAAATACACCTGCGACAATAGATCAATTCATTGATGGTAATAACGTCCTCATTCTACAAGGATATTATCAAATGGCTTTGAATGAACTGGCCGAAAACAAAGCCCGCTTTACGCTGCCACATGATCAGACTGAAATTGAATATAACATCGCGCGAATTTATTTCGCCCAAGGTTTGTATAACGCGGCGATCCCCCGTTATCAATACCTCTGGAAAAAATACCAGCATAAAGAATCCTTATTTAATTTGGGCAAAGCCGCAAGATATCAGGGCGATCTCGCGCTCTCCACGTCCGCTTATCGTGACTATCGCGACAAAGCGTTCTTAACATCTGCTTGGAAGAACTATATTACTTATGAGATCGCCAATAACTTTTCTGCCATGGGTGACAGCGCAAGCCTCCGACAGGCTAATCTTTACTACGCTGAAGTTCGCCTGAAGACTCCATTATCTGCTATCTATGGCTACACAGCCGCTTTTCGAACGGCATTTAATTTATATAAATTATCCGAATATGACTCTTGCATCGTACTGCTTGCAGAAATTCAAAATGCAGTAGACTTTTTAAAGCCCAAATGTCAATTCTGGACAGCAAAGGCGTATGAAAAAAAGAAGGAACTGCAAAAAGCCAATGCAATTTATGAAAGACTGGCGAGTGATCAACCGCGAAATTATTACGGTATGTTGAGTCATTATCTCCGCCGGAATAACCCTAAGCACCCTGATGATAGTTTTTTTTATGTTAATTCATCGGTTGGGCAGGATGAAAAATCGTCGTTGTTCAATTTCGACATGATCAAGAAACTGTATTTTAGAATCGAGCAGGATAACGGGCGATTCTATTTTAATGACCGCTCGTTGCAGTCTCTTGAAAAAGAATTTATCAAAGCGTGGATAGGCAAAGAAATTCTGGAACCAAAGTATGCGCAGATGGAACTTTATCCTCTGCGGAAAAAATATCTTGAGTCGATTGAGTCCGCTGTTCTCTTCAGAAATTATCTGGAATTTCTTGAAGCCTATGATCTGGCGGTTGAAACTAACGTTGCGATGAAGAAAAAATTTAAGTCGTTTTTTAAATCCGAAGAAGAATCGGCAAAACTATTTTATCCGCGTTATTATCAATCCTACGTGCGGCAATACGCCCAAAAGTATGGATTGGACGAGGCGTTTGTTTTCGCCTTGATCAAGAACGAGAGCGCATTCAAAACCTACAGCATCTCCAAGGCAAGAGCCATCGGACTGATGCAGATCATGCCATTCACCGGTAATACACTGGCGCGGGAATTGAACTTAGATCATTTTGAAATGATGGATCTGCAGCAACCGGAAAAGAGTATTCTTCTGGGAACCTATTATCTTCACCAGCAGGCCATGGAATATAAAAACTTTATTCCTGCGATCCTGGGAGCGTATAACGCCGGACCACACAGAGCGGATTTTTGGATGAGGTTTTATAATCCTGATGAACCGGAAGAATTTCCGGAGATCGTGGAACTTTTTGAAACGAATAATTATATCAAGAAAATTCTTCTCGACCGGTGGATCTACTCTCAACCATGA
- a CDS encoding DUF433 domain-containing protein, producing the protein MQIFKRITFDSQVMGGQACIRGIRIPVSLIINLIANGMSTEAILKEYPDLEAEDIKECLHYAAWLTKEELHSAAEV; encoded by the coding sequence ATGCAAATTTTCAAACGTATTACTTTTGATTCCCAGGTCATGGGCGGCCAGGCATGCATTCGCGGAATTAGGATCCCTGTATCGCTTATCATTAATCTGATAGCCAACGGTATGTCCACGGAGGCTATTCTGAAAGAGTATCCTGATCTCGAAGCAGAGGATATCAAAGAGTGTTTGCACTATGCGGCTTGGCTTACCAAAGAAGAACTCCATTCCGCGGCTGAGGTTTAG
- a CDS encoding TetR/AcrR family transcriptional regulator: MEIVSELAAGKRHQGFKQMLTKDHAGESIHYHGKLYDILDRAATLFAQNGYHNTSMRDLAAELKTSLAGLYYYFETKEELLFLISQYSFDSVILSLNEKLNQSGDPVERLNLFVHNHLQYFVTHLSAMKVLSHESDSLSGEYFELINAKKKTYLQILENMLLDIARTKSNQPHMRLNQEIKISALSLFGMMNWTYTWFNPEKHKNQSLSIQKISDQMVNLFLHGFLKN; this comes from the coding sequence ACGAAGGATCATGCCGGTGAGAGCATTCATTACCACGGGAAATTATATGATATTCTGGACCGTGCAGCCACATTGTTTGCTCAAAACGGTTATCACAACACTTCCATGCGCGATTTGGCTGCGGAACTAAAAACAAGTTTGGCCGGGCTTTACTATTATTTTGAAACGAAGGAGGAACTATTGTTCCTCATTTCGCAGTATTCTTTCGACAGCGTTATTTTGTCATTAAATGAAAAGTTAAATCAATCCGGCGATCCCGTCGAACGCCTCAACCTTTTTGTTCATAATCATCTTCAATACTTTGTAACGCACCTGAGCGCTATGAAAGTTCTGTCACATGAATCGGATTCCTTATCGGGTGAGTATTTTGAATTGATTAATGCAAAGAAAAAAACCTATCTGCAAATCCTTGAGAATATGCTGCTGGACATTGCGCGAACAAAATCGAATCAACCCCACATGCGTTTGAATCAGGAAATTAAGATTTCAGCCTTGTCTTTATTTGGGATGATGAACTGGACTTACACCTGGTTTAATCCTGAAAAGCACAAAAATCAATCGCTGTCCATTCAGAAAATATCCGATCAAATGGTAAACCTCTTTCTTCATGGATTTCTGAAGAACTGA
- a CDS encoding WG repeat-containing protein produces MEIKIVTTFVVCIVLLAVILVVACRPKKDDRLYPIEVKGQMGYIDKTGKVVIEPQFDNAELEWFSEELAGVMIGDKLDTGKVNQYGRVASKNTKWGYINGKGEIIIKAQFDGGGKFSEGLALVKVGDKYGYIDKTGKTVIEPQFDAAGGNFSDELAYMNIGGKFGYIDKTGNIAIKPQFDDGWSFSEGLAIVKIGGKGGFIDKTGKTVIDLQYEDIGEFSEGLALVKIGDKYGYIDKTGKTAIAPQFDDAWVFSEGLALVKIGDKHGYIDQTGNVVINLQFDTPGGNFSEGLAYMKIDGKFGFIDKTGKIVIKPQFDHIGEFSEGGLARMGMNVKEGGVRFGYINKSGKTAWTEPE; encoded by the coding sequence ATGGAGATAAAAATAGTGACCACGTTTGTGGTATGCATCGTTTTGCTGGCTGTGATATTAGTCGTCGCATGCCGGCCAAAGAAAGACGACAGACTCTACCCTATCGAGGTGAAGGGTCAAATGGGCTATATTGACAAAACGGGAAAAGTAGTAATAGAGCCTCAATTTGATAATGCCGAACTTGAGTGGTTTTCGGAGGAACTGGCAGGCGTAATGATCGGAGATAAACTGGATACAGGAAAAGTAAACCAATACGGCCGCGTGGCTTCGAAAAATACCAAATGGGGCTATATCAACGGAAAGGGTGAAATCATCATCAAAGCGCAATTCGATGGCGGCGGGAAATTTTCCGAGGGGCTTGCGCTGGTGAAGGTTGGCGATAAGTATGGTTATATTGATAAAACAGGAAAGACCGTGATCGAACCCCAATTCGATGCTGCCGGTGGAAATTTTTCTGACGAACTCGCATACATGAATATCGGCGGCAAGTTTGGTTACATTGATAAAACGGGGAATATAGCTATCAAACCCCAATTTGATGACGGCTGGAGTTTTTCCGAGGGGCTTGCGATTGTCAAGATCGGCGGCAAGGGAGGATTTATTGATAAGACCGGGAAGACCGTTATCGATCTGCAATATGAAGATATCGGAGAATTTTCCGAGGGGCTTGCGCTTGTGAAGATCGGTGATAAGTATGGTTATATTGATAAGACAGGAAAGACCGCTATTGCGCCCCAGTTTGACGATGCCTGGGTATTTTCTGAAGGACTTGCGCTTGTGAAGATCGGTGATAAACATGGCTACATTGATCAGACAGGCAACGTCGTTATCAACCTGCAATTTGATACTCCCGGGGGAAATTTTTCTGAAGGGCTTGCCTATATGAAGATCGATGGCAAGTTTGGTTTTATTGATAAAACAGGAAAGATCGTTATCAAGCCGCAATTTGATCATATCGGGGAATTTTCTGAAGGAGGCCTTGCGCGCATGGGGATGAATGTCAAGGAGGGTGGCGTCAGGTTTGGGTATATTAATAAGTCAGGAAAGACGGCTTGGACAGAACCGGAGTAA
- a CDS encoding DUF2851 family protein, with the protein MFHYPLHTDSPTVRENLDRISEQIIQAIWFHLFLKMDELKTTDKKQVRILDRGIWNKDAGPDFIQAKIRIGNEVLTGDVELHWKTSDWDHHRHSENVSYKKVILHVVFVDDTKDKRMPTLAIGQYLNDSLTAVIQKIQSIQDDRKNIFCYDTVPTLEAGFLHQWILENGRQRFEAKCNKFEEQFVRQKTDLNELLYQGIMDALGFSKNREPFQRLAQKVPYQTLMNSIASDEEATALMRIQAIFLGAGGLLTEVKSLQVVPFVQRLENLWSEFQLQHKVEPMSSTEWKFFRLRPDNFPTLRLAGFSKLLVQNRNRPLLKTFILTFEKSSSNAFEDCISFLTVNSFGHWSEHYLLEDGGKRKQGDLIGRQRAFEIWVNAVLPVVALHAKFSSKKTLHGKVLQLYNTSTSLERNSILSYMKKQLRLDVVNRLTVQFAQGLIHLHKRCSAYACADCPVLTRVWTEERHDLMRLENEERYKNE; encoded by the coding sequence ATGTTCCATTACCCATTACATACCGATTCGCCGACCGTCAGAGAAAACCTCGACCGTATATCGGAGCAGATCATACAGGCGATATGGTTTCACCTGTTCCTCAAAATGGACGAATTAAAGACCACGGACAAGAAACAGGTGCGGATACTCGATCGAGGAATATGGAATAAGGACGCAGGGCCGGATTTTATACAGGCCAAGATCAGGATCGGTAATGAAGTTCTCACGGGCGATGTTGAATTGCACTGGAAGACATCCGATTGGGATCATCACCGCCATTCGGAGAATGTCTCATACAAAAAAGTCATTCTGCACGTGGTCTTTGTTGACGACACGAAAGATAAACGCATGCCGACGCTGGCGATTGGGCAATATCTGAACGATAGCCTGACAGCTGTGATTCAAAAAATTCAATCCATTCAGGACGATCGGAAGAATATTTTCTGTTATGACACCGTTCCAACCCTCGAAGCCGGTTTTCTGCATCAATGGATACTGGAAAACGGACGCCAGCGGTTTGAGGCGAAATGCAATAAATTTGAAGAACAGTTCGTCCGTCAGAAAACCGATCTAAACGAATTGCTCTATCAGGGCATAATGGATGCACTCGGATTTTCAAAGAACCGCGAGCCTTTCCAAAGATTAGCCCAAAAAGTACCCTATCAAACGCTGATGAATTCGATCGCAAGCGACGAAGAGGCTACGGCATTGATGCGTATTCAGGCTATTTTTTTGGGAGCAGGCGGCCTTTTAACAGAGGTGAAATCGCTTCAAGTTGTGCCGTTTGTTCAGCGTCTGGAAAATCTGTGGTCGGAATTTCAATTGCAGCATAAGGTCGAACCGATGTCTTCGACCGAATGGAAATTTTTCAGGCTCCGGCCGGATAATTTCCCGACCCTGCGCCTAGCCGGTTTTTCAAAGCTTCTGGTTCAAAACCGCAATCGGCCGTTATTGAAAACTTTTATTCTGACATTTGAAAAGTCGTCCTCTAATGCTTTTGAGGATTGCATATCGTTCCTTACGGTGAATTCATTCGGACACTGGAGCGAACATTATCTGCTGGAAGACGGGGGAAAACGAAAACAAGGGGACCTGATAGGAAGGCAGCGGGCTTTTGAGATATGGGTGAACGCCGTCTTACCCGTCGTGGCTTTGCATGCGAAGTTCAGCAGTAAAAAAACTCTTCATGGAAAAGTTTTACAGTTATACAATACTTCGACAAGCCTTGAGAGGAATTCGATCCTGTCGTATATGAAAAAACAGTTAAGGCTGGATGTGGTAAACCGCCTAACGGTTCAATTCGCGCAAGGGTTGATCCATTTACACAAACGTTGCAGTGCGTATGCCTGCGCCGATTGCCCGGTTTTAACGCGCGTTTGGACAGAAGAGCGTCATGATCTCATGCGATTAGAAAATGAGGAGCGTTATAAAAACGAATAA